From a single Nostoc sp. MS1 genomic region:
- a CDS encoding tetratricopeptide repeat protein, with the protein MSDSLPLRDRYLALIDEIVQLTLQGKISSVEMVYQMLQKSILAGTGEVFELVLSDRTTAIQAQVDGEKDELKKARANRSLRALKTIQSQWQRYAEQNKVIEAIAQAAREITTASADERLGTFLRLIDPNLKHPFTSPQLQQLAKSLQQFAQFAPEVEQISQGINRGLASWQRLQDSLVSWMYEQNQALGFGGVPGESGPWATWAKKVNSEIPQALFRSLAVEQSVVPFVEQHSNITLADWVEIALIFQYLQRGLVNWFDQQTYNIQAGSKLSISTFLTFAVLWSQLASAFGGKAEYSNGSSQIMLQILRTFTQRPYFPLYGGIFASFSGSYLRDALDYLDEPLSRVEGTQEKARILTLLGYSQRALGQYQRSIRFHQQALEIARNAGDRACEIANLNHLSRTYVQEQDFAEAINYSQRALMLSRQAGDRTGETNALVNLGYSEVMQAQKLEQVEPETYEMAINYLEQGLQLSERSGDIQSKALCVSSLGIAYLVINQPQDAIKYLEDGFKTAQISGDLYLQGRNLAYLGEAYYQLLNLEKAVYTGSLGMYLLEQIASNEWRQPAGLLTILQGQIGVESFQNLLQQSRSRIIAIIGVDGYDYLPKLLAQYQEGI; encoded by the coding sequence GTGTCTGACTCATTGCCATTGCGCGATCGCTACCTTGCCTTAATTGATGAAATTGTGCAGCTGACTCTCCAGGGAAAAATTAGTTCCGTGGAGATGGTATACCAAATGCTGCAAAAGAGTATATTGGCTGGGACGGGGGAAGTGTTTGAGTTAGTGTTAAGCGATCGTACTACTGCTATCCAGGCTCAGGTGGATGGGGAAAAAGATGAGTTGAAAAAGGCTAGGGCAAACCGGAGTTTACGGGCGCTTAAGACGATCCAAAGTCAATGGCAAAGATATGCAGAACAAAATAAGGTAATAGAAGCGATCGCCCAAGCAGCGCGAGAAATCACCACAGCTTCAGCCGATGAGCGATTAGGTACATTTTTACGGCTTATTGATCCCAATCTCAAGCATCCTTTCACTTCGCCACAACTCCAGCAATTAGCCAAATCATTACAACAGTTTGCTCAGTTTGCTCCAGAGGTTGAGCAGATATCACAAGGGATTAACCGTGGTTTAGCAAGTTGGCAGAGATTGCAAGACAGCTTGGTAAGTTGGATGTATGAGCAAAATCAGGCGCTAGGGTTTGGTGGTGTACCAGGGGAAAGCGGTCCTTGGGCGACTTGGGCAAAAAAAGTTAATAGTGAGATACCCCAAGCTTTATTTCGTAGCCTAGCTGTAGAACAATCGGTTGTACCATTTGTAGAACAGCATAGCAATATTACTCTGGCTGATTGGGTGGAAATAGCACTGATTTTCCAGTATTTGCAACGGGGATTAGTGAACTGGTTTGACCAACAAACTTATAATATCCAAGCTGGTTCTAAACTATCGATTTCTACTTTTTTAACTTTTGCTGTGTTGTGGAGTCAGTTAGCCAGTGCTTTTGGCGGTAAAGCCGAGTACAGCAATGGCTCATCACAAATTATGTTGCAAATCCTGCGTACTTTCACCCAGCGTCCCTATTTTCCTCTATACGGTGGAATTTTCGCCTCGTTTTCCGGTAGCTATTTACGGGATGCTTTAGATTATTTAGATGAACCATTAAGCAGAGTTGAGGGAACGCAAGAAAAGGCGCGAATTTTGACGCTTTTAGGTTATTCGCAGCGTGCATTGGGACAATATCAACGTTCGATTCGGTTTCATCAGCAAGCATTGGAAATAGCCAGGAATGCAGGCGATCGCGCTTGTGAAATTGCCAATCTCAATCACCTCAGCCGTACCTATGTGCAGGAGCAAGATTTTGCCGAGGCGATAAATTATAGTCAAAGAGCATTAATGTTGAGTAGGCAAGCAGGCGATCGTACTGGAGAGACTAACGCCCTAGTAAATTTAGGTTACAGCGAAGTGATGCAGGCGCAGAAGCTGGAACAAGTAGAACCAGAAACCTATGAAATGGCGATTAATTATTTAGAGCAAGGTTTACAGTTATCAGAGAGATCAGGCGATATTCAAAGTAAGGCTTTATGTGTTAGTAGCTTGGGTATTGCATATTTAGTAATTAATCAACCGCAAGATGCGATTAAATATCTTGAGGATGGTTTTAAAACGGCACAGATTTCTGGTGATTTGTATCTCCAAGGACGAAATTTAGCTTATTTAGGAGAAGCTTACTATCAATTACTAAATTTGGAGAAAGCTGTTTACACGGGTTCTCTAGGAATGTATTTATTGGAACAAATTGCTTCTAATGAGTGGAGACAACCAGCAGGGTTGTTGACTATTTTACAGGGACAAATTGGAGTTGAATCTTTTCAAAATTTACTCCAACAAAGCCGAAGTAGAATAATTGCCATTATTGGCGTAGATGGATATGATTACCTACCAAAGTTGTTAGCGCAATATCAAGAAGGTATATAA
- a CDS encoding ABC transporter permease produces MQDLIKLDLADLGMAVGLMAIAIGLSAWERLGLELNLAIATGRTILQLLVLGYILDFIFALDTPLAVLAILGIMLTITAIVARNRISQKIPYVLPLVWGSIFVSTALTVLYTTFLIIQPDRWYEPRYVIPLAGMVIGNAMNAAAIAGERLVNSVNTFPIEIETHLSLGATPAQAVSQYRREAIRSALLPTLNQMMLVGMVAIPGITTGQLLAGVSTLDAVSYEILIIFMVAIANLLTTVLITKGLCRQFFNSAAQLVR; encoded by the coding sequence ATGCAGGATTTAATTAAGTTAGACTTGGCTGATTTGGGTATGGCTGTGGGATTGATGGCGATTGCTATTGGTTTATCGGCATGGGAAAGATTGGGATTGGAGTTGAATTTAGCGATCGCTACTGGTAGAACTATCCTACAGTTATTGGTTTTGGGGTATATTTTAGACTTCATTTTTGCTTTAGATACCCCTTTGGCAGTTTTGGCAATTTTAGGGATCATGTTGACAATTACGGCGATTGTCGCCCGAAATCGCATTAGTCAGAAAATCCCTTATGTATTACCTTTGGTATGGGGTTCAATTTTTGTCAGTACTGCCCTGACAGTGCTTTACACAACTTTCCTCATCATTCAACCAGATAGATGGTATGAACCGCGCTATGTAATCCCCCTAGCAGGTATGGTAATAGGGAATGCGATGAATGCAGCCGCGATCGCAGGTGAACGGCTTGTCAATTCCGTAAACACTTTTCCTATAGAAATAGAAACTCACTTGAGTTTAGGCGCAACGCCAGCACAAGCAGTCAGCCAGTACCGCAGAGAGGCGATTAGATCCGCATTGCTTCCTACTCTCAATCAAATGATGCTTGTAGGGATGGTAGCCATCCCCGGAATTACCACCGGACAGTTACTTGCTGGAGTTAGTACTCTTGACGCTGTATCCTATGAGATTTTAATTATCTTCATGGTGGCTATTGCTAATTTGTTAACCACGGTGTTAATTACCAAAGGATTGTGTCGGCAATTTTTCAATTCTGCCGCCCAATTGGTAAGGTAA